A window from Deltaproteobacteria bacterium encodes these proteins:
- a CDS encoding TonB-dependent receptor, whose product MNKLIKYLIFLYTVTNWQLVKAQETNTEKSPILKSDVESTSAAKQQIPVYETVVISKKSIERDKTQSTTIVDGELLRSSSQASMLEALAQQSADIYVSARGTTHGVANGASGGIHIRGLGGSPNSQVLVVEDNVPDYQSIFGHPIPDEYVPSLIDEVLVIKGGDSVLYGSNAMAGVIILRSRWLTHEGYELQNDTAYGSYETLRETVSFLSKTGAFDIAAAVHALSSDGHRLNAGGNNVIATTAARYLITPNLKVSFRNKLVHIKGADPGPASHPNADNWYDVWRDNVSAELLYKYNEYKLTSLPYLTYGIHKLYDGFYSIDYIMGNKIEAQYEPSKIIKILLGVDPRRIDGRVKNRITKEHQKIKAMNEISFYSQVTVQPINWLTGVFGMRALNNTRYGSVFLYKSGLRLDLVEGLNLFARVTKNFRQPTIRELYLPYPTANPNLKPEYSTNEEAGVKFNSKYFEASCAGYRSDAHNLIKYFGAWPSAEVINIDNIMIWGIEATAKLKNIGPFTMHLSADWQDVGRYTRQNPSTKVNFAINFKHEFSSHRFNADINSEWVSGLYMNDYSRQAIKDVVAINLSLRYRYQIPDRKLSVEPYVILRNLLNQRYAYIKDYPMPGFNVLAGMRITM is encoded by the coding sequence GTGAATAAGTTAATTAAATATTTAATTTTTTTATATACCGTAACCAATTGGCAATTAGTCAAAGCTCAAGAAACTAATACCGAGAAAAGCCCAATACTAAAATCTGACGTTGAATCAACGTCTGCAGCCAAACAGCAAATTCCTGTATACGAAACCGTTGTTATCAGTAAAAAATCAATTGAGCGCGATAAAACTCAAAGCACGACTATTGTTGATGGTGAGCTTTTACGCTCTAGTTCTCAAGCTAGTATGCTTGAGGCGTTGGCGCAACAAAGTGCTGATATCTATGTTTCAGCTCGTGGTACAACTCATGGTGTAGCTAACGGTGCTTCGGGTGGGATCCATATTCGTGGTTTAGGCGGTAGCCCAAATTCTCAAGTGCTAGTAGTTGAAGATAACGTTCCAGACTATCAAAGTATTTTTGGGCATCCAATCCCAGATGAATACGTGCCTTCGCTTATTGATGAAGTTTTAGTTATTAAAGGAGGCGATTCAGTTCTTTATGGTTCTAACGCTATGGCAGGCGTTATAATTTTACGCAGCCGCTGGCTAACGCACGAAGGATATGAGCTGCAAAACGATACGGCTTATGGTAGTTATGAAACTTTACGTGAAACAGTTTCGTTTTTAAGTAAAACGGGTGCTTTTGATATCGCTGCAGCAGTTCATGCTTTATCAAGCGATGGGCATCGCCTCAATGCAGGTGGCAATAATGTTATTGCCACAACCGCCGCTAGATATTTAATTACGCCTAATTTAAAAGTTAGTTTTCGCAACAAGTTAGTTCATATTAAAGGCGCTGATCCCGGGCCGGCTTCACACCCAAACGCTGATAATTGGTATGATGTGTGGCGTGATAATGTTTCGGCTGAGCTACTTTATAAGTACAATGAATATAAATTAACTAGTTTGCCATATTTAACATACGGCATCCACAAGCTCTATGATGGCTTTTATTCAATTGACTATATTATGGGCAATAAAATTGAAGCTCAGTATGAGCCAAGTAAAATAATTAAGATTTTACTTGGGGTAGATCCGCGTCGTATTGATGGCAGAGTTAAAAATCGCATTACCAAAGAACATCAAAAAATAAAAGCAATGAACGAAATTTCTTTTTATAGCCAAGTTACGGTTCAACCTATTAATTGGCTAACCGGTGTATTTGGTATGCGTGCTTTAAATAATACTCGGTATGGTTCGGTGTTTTTATATAAGTCAGGGTTACGTCTTGATTTGGTTGAGGGTTTAAACCTTTTTGCACGTGTTACTAAAAATTTTCGTCAGCCAACTATTCGCGAATTATATTTACCATATCCTACAGCTAACCCAAACCTTAAGCCAGAATACTCAACTAATGAGGAGGCTGGAGTAAAATTCAATTCAAAATATTTTGAAGCTAGCTGCGCTGGTTATCGCAGTGACGCCCATAATTTAATTAAATACTTTGGGGCATGGCCGAGTGCCGAAGTGATAAATATTGACAATATTATGATTTGGGGTATTGAAGCAACGGCAAAGCTTAAAAACATCGGACCATTTACAATGCATCTTAGTGCTGATTGGCAAGATGTTGGTCGCTACACTCGCCAAAATCCCAGTACTAAAGTCAATTTTGCAATTAATTTTAAGCATGAATTTAGTTCACATCGATTTAATGCAGACATAAACAGTGAATGGGTCAGTGGTTTATATATGAACGATTATTCGCGTCAGGCGATAAAAGACGTAGTCGCAATTAATCTATCATTACGGTATCGCTATCAAATTCCAGATAGAAAATTGTCAGTTGAACCATATGTTATTTTGCGAAATTTGCTCAATCAGCGCTACGCCTACATTAAAGATTACCCCATGCCAGGTTTTAACGTGCTCGCAGGTATGAGAATAACAATGTAA
- a CDS encoding M23 family metallopeptidase has translation MAVRNRRLFLVILDGYDRAPRRAQLSITVLKGLAAIITTLVLLFGLIVIQGARNTNIAEDTAHVAQENKRLRTIIREIENRLPQGQMLELRAELAFAQLWSKSDLSFNKGALGIGPLDTNIEQSISPNNLNSNIEIEPIKSRVLAIAPTALPQEFDRLRVNAQALQISLDEMIEYFHDTSLLLSNTPSISPVENGFITSPFGRRLHPITHQIVMHKGLDIGGQLGTDIIAPADGTVIFIGVRDGYGLTVVIDHGYGLQTHYAHLSIIKVKKGQRLQRGELIAAMGATGRATGCHLHYEVRYGGQPLNPIRFILD, from the coding sequence ATGGCCGTGAGAAATCGTCGCCTTTTCTTGGTAATTCTTGATGGTTACGATCGTGCGCCTCGTAGAGCACAATTGTCTATTACTGTCTTAAAAGGCTTGGCGGCAATTATTACAACATTAGTATTATTATTTGGCCTAATTGTTATCCAGGGTGCACGAAATACAAACATCGCTGAAGATACCGCGCACGTCGCTCAAGAAAATAAAAGATTACGTACAATTATTAGAGAGATTGAAAATCGTCTACCACAAGGTCAAATGCTTGAATTGCGCGCCGAGCTGGCCTTTGCCCAATTATGGTCAAAGAGTGATTTAAGTTTTAATAAGGGTGCATTAGGTATTGGTCCTCTTGATACTAATATTGAGCAATCGATTTCTCCTAACAATCTTAACTCAAATATAGAGATCGAGCCGATAAAAAGTAGGGTGCTAGCAATTGCTCCAACAGCGCTACCGCAAGAGTTTGATCGCTTAAGAGTTAACGCGCAGGCACTGCAGATTTCGCTTGATGAAATGATCGAATATTTTCACGATACTTCTTTATTACTTTCAAATACTCCATCGATTAGCCCTGTAGAAAATGGTTTTATAACTAGTCCATTTGGCAGACGTCTTCATCCTATAACTCATCAAATTGTTATGCATAAGGGTTTGGATATTGGTGGGCAGTTAGGTACCGATATAATTGCCCCAGCCGATGGTACCGTAATTTTTATAGGTGTACGTGATGGCTATGGGTTAACCGTGGTAATTGATCATGGCTATGGGCTTCAGACTCACTATGCCCATCTTAGCATCATTAAAGTTAAAAAAGGTCAACGTCTGCAACGTGGAGAGTTAATCGCCGCCATGGGGGCGACTGGTCGCGCTACTGGTTGTCATTTGCATTATGAAGTACGTTATGGCGGTCAGCCGCTTAACCCAATACGTTTTATCCTAGATTAG